From the genome of Triticum aestivum cultivar Chinese Spring chromosome 1A, IWGSC CS RefSeq v2.1, whole genome shotgun sequence:
agtactaataaacaatacagggttcacaaacacaaatcaagtactgaacaatagtacttactacagacaagcaaagttgcactaactaaactctgcagactatttcttgccaccgacctacgggatgaaccccacataactgactaggccatggacttcgtgtgagatgtctacatgcaccatcaccatcttgtcaaccttggagaacctaacagagtggtctttccactcataaacatgatgatgaagacatgccgcatcagatttgttgggaagctttacaagaacaacaccattcgtaatcgaaggcacagccaggaaattgctgtggtcaagtatagcctcgagaacacgcctgacaacaatgctacaggaaaacactagttcaggacacgtggcgacaaggacacagcagctagatagttcagcagtagaactcatcatcaggtcttccagttcacacggcatgactttgagaacttcatctccaccgcggacctagttctaattcaaacagaaaccatattttattactacctccgttcagaaatataagatgatttttgatattatactcaatatatgactacatatacacaaagaaatgagtgaacaaaggcattagaacatgtcttcaaaggcatgagagcagagggattacatgcaatatccataacataaGTTaccgaggcaaatataccctcttaaaaggtagcattgatgttcataaagtactccctccgtcccaaaattcttgtcttagatttgtctagatatggatgtatcaagtcacattttagtattagatacatccgtatctagaaaaatctaagacaagaaatttgggatagagggagtagttgaaagtagtctataagaaatcaatgtcaacctctcgcatgttttggtcaaaagatgaatttagaaccatcatttggcacactaaaatcacatgcaagatcacccagaaagttgtactaccagtactagtactgcgtgttagatgaaaaaacacaatcaagatcaagaaaaagatcgtcaacaagagacattacctgtacttgcttaatgagggatcccggagaggggggcttggacagggcgatggctttgagcttgtctgcgataGTCTCAgcagggtgcttgcgcttcttcgtaccatgagcctcgacggttttggccagagccatagacatcacgccggccggtgctccggcgtccatccaagagaggaagctgagagagaagagtgaaagaaggaacgagatgagggagaagcgaagcgagcgtcaagagaggaagctgggagagaagagtgaaatgatggttgcttcgtccgtccaacttactgctggaaaggagggggttttgtgatttgacggctcattgggcattattgcggcggttcaatcggggtagtctaccgtcactctactacggagtaatttagtgcatggctggtggacccaggtgctggctgtcccacacgtcggagaaaatgagtaatttagtgcatggctggaggaggatccacacggtagagcgtgtccactgttttttggagaaaaaaatgattacaacaagcgtttccactcttacaacggaggagtgtgaatcacggcaaccacttgaacatacacagtgctcctactactaggcatgtgtagtggttcatacgttagtactatacaatcttgttgctagtgtagtaagatatgacgataacaaatgatgttgtgcgcatgtcaactactcctatatgtaacatagggCCAGTTCTTTTCACCTCTGGCTTATGAAGAAGCCACTGTGGAAATAAGCCCCAGACAAGCCGTTGTGGAAATAAGCCCAGTGAGAATAAGTCATCCAGTTCTTTTTAGCCTCTGTGCGTTTAGCTTATTTTCTATATACCCAATAAAAAGTATGTAATACCCCCTAAATTTTTTTCGTTGAAATAATAATTGGGTTATTTTGTATTGTTTAGCCGCACATACAAACATAAAATTTATTTTGAAACATCGCTAAAATGTAACAAGTCCACATAAGGAAGATCATTGTCGCACATACGAAAAAAACTCGTCTGTAGTACTTGAGAAGAAAGAAAGATATTCTAAATATTACATGGTTCTCCCAAGAAAAGCATACACAATAAAGCTATTCATCAAGGAAAGACACTCGCAGCAATAGCATCTCGTACACTTCCCATATTGCCTTCATCATAGGGTGCAAAGTGATGAGAAGCGCTCTCCTCGTGAACATAGGATCCATTCTCAACCATATCAAAATGCTCATCAAGTAGTTTGCTCTCACGGATGTAGTTATGAAGAAAAGTACATGCAGTAATTATCATTGTTTGTGTTTCAACTTTGTAACGCCTAATGCCAAGAAGGATTCACCATTTCatcttgagaacaccaaaagttCTTTCGATGATGTTTCGTAGTGAGGAATGTAGATGATTAAAGGTCTCATTTCTCCCTCATGGAGGTACTTGTTGGAAATCAGGTACATGGTACCATTGTCCTTTGTATGGTGCTAGATAGCCATCTCTGTTTGGATAGCCTGAGTCAAGAAGATAGTATTTTCCTATACAGGGAACAAAAATACAATGAAGAGCGGTAATTTAAAGCAAAAGGCTAGTGTAAAAAATGCATGTACGAGTAATTACCATTCGGAGGGTGTGGGAAACTGGGATATTCAGCTCGTGCATCAGCCCATACACGGGTTTCATGAACAGATCCAGGCCATCCAGCAACAACAAAAATGAACCTCATATCAAAATCACATATTGCCATGACATTCTGAGTGGTGACACCTTTTCTGTTCCGATATTTGGGCTGCTCTTTTTCCGGCACAATACAAGGTATGTGTGTTCCATCTATGGCCCCAATGGCATCCTTGAAGTGAGGCCAAAATCTTGGTTTTTTAAGCGAGTCGTGAACTTGGGTGAAAGTTTCATCTTTGGGTCGTAGGTAATCACCAGCCATACGATATACACACCTTAAAACCTCTTTAAACTTTTTGTTAATTGTAGACCGACTGTGTTCAAATCGATCCGCAATATTGTCGGTGGTCTGGCATGTCCCCAAAGTCCATAAAAATAGTGTAACGCTTCTTTACTTGACATGTTGCAAGTTGACTTTAAACCGTATTTCTCAACTAGCATGTCATGCAATGGGTAAAACACTGACCTCCGCATCCTAAACATTGAGTAGAATGCTTTTGGATTCATCTCTTTCTCTTGCACCCATTGCAACCCCGTCATCATTGGTGCTCTTCTAGGTGCATAGGGCACCCTCTCTTTGTTTTGAAGATAATGTGCCATTGCAAGAATGCAGAAATCTaattcttcatcttcatcctcaacAGAGATATCCATCTGTCATATAAAGAACACAATATAGATGCATTATAATTTGGTACACAATAAAACAAAATAATTTGAGCCGTCAAACATGATACATGGCTTTAAAAATGAGTAGAAAAAAGATCCATGATGCATACGAATTGATGACAAACAATCCACTTTCCCTATATTACAATCTGAGTGCAAACAAGAGGTTCCAAACAAAACATAGGTTCACGACAGTACAAGTCGATAGCAAGTAATTTTGTTCAAAGAAAATAACATCACAGAAGTTCTAATCTTTTTTCATAAAGAGATCCCATGTCCTCTTGATCCATTCAAGCCTCACACTAGCAGTCTCATCCTTGAGGGCACTGAACACATCACGATGTTCCTTCTTCGTAAACAGTTGTAGAGCATAGAAATACACATCACTTCCAGGACGACCTCCATCGTTCACCACCATGGTCGTCATCTCTTTTATCTCATCTCTCACATGATCCACATTTGTTTGAGACGTCGCCGAATTGCGGCTAATCTCCCTCCTCTCCCAAAGGTCAACCATACGGTTAAATACCATTTTATCATCACTATCTTTTGCCGCCTTTTGGACCATCTTGGGACTCGGTGAATAAGGACATGATCTCTTCTTTCGACCTTTAGATGAAACATTGGTGGGTGTAACTTGGTTAACATCTAACTCACATCCCGAGCCGTCCTCATTACCCTCTTCAATGTTAATTTGAGAAGCATCAACTTGAGACGAGGGAGTTGCGACCCTTGCATATGCATTCGTCACACTATGGTCATCAAATATAAAACTCATTCTTTGCTCATCAACTAATGGAGCATATCGGAACTTGGCGGCAATCTCATTCCTCTGCAGAAAAATCACACAAATAAATTAATTAAGAAATTGGATGGCAAAGTAACAAGTAAAAGTAATATGAATGCTTCAATACCTGTATCTCATTCGCCCACCATTCATCGGTAGCCGCAATGCTCCTAGTAACAGGATCTATTCCAATGCCAGATGCCTTTTGGTTCAACGTCTTCCAACAATTGTACTCTTTTTTAAGTAAATCCCACCTATTCTTGAATTGCTTGCGAACATAATTTCTGTTTGTCCGCTCATTGAACTTCCTTATCATATTTTCATACCCAATTGGGCTCAAATGTGCATCAGAACGGTTATTTGCATTCACTTCTTCAACACAAATGTCAAGGAAAATTTTATGGGCAACAGGATCCCAATTTGCTTTCCCAGATTTACCTTTATCCATCTATCATAAAATGAATGTTACAATTTTAATCAAATAGCGCATACCCCATACCCCCATACCAGATACCACGTAGCAGAAATAAAATCCCACTATGTATTTAATAAAAAAAATTAGCTCACTGCCACAACACTAAATTCATACATGACAAAGTATTTTTGGTCATACAAATACACGTGCATAGCAATCAGTGTACAATTAGAAGTGCTACTCGTACTACGAGCAATTGATTAGCAACACCAAGATAATACTTGCACATCGCTGGACGATCTTCGCTTTGATTTTTATAGTGCTAGTACTAACGTACACGTAGATCACTCGGCCGATTGCCACAGGAGCGTATCTATAGGAGCAATCCTACCCGGTGATAATTGTTCAAACCTACACAGACACATACACATGTATTGCACCGGACCCAGATACACTCATAACATCATGCATCACATGCAGATCAAGAAAGAAGTCTGGAGCAGAAAGATAAGAGGATAGACGGTGCTTACCTTGGTAAGAGCTTGGACGGGGACGATCGGACTGGAGCTTGCCGTGAAGATGGGAGTAGCTAGTGTGCAGGACGGAAGTGCAGCAGGACGAGAAGCAGCAGAGGGACGGGCGGAGGCCAGTGATTGCGACGTTGGGAGCAACGTTGGCTAACCTCCCTGCATGGCGTCAGgaaggacgacggcggcgacggctaGCTGGAGAAGAGGCGGCGACAAGGAAACCTAGCAGACGCCCGAAGCGGATGATGCGTCGGGAGAGATGGCTTCGATGCCTGGAGTTATATCTTTCGCGGGTGGCATTTCTCTCGTAAATACTGCCAACGCGGAGGGCATAGCGATGTACCGCTTCAATTTTTAAAGGGCTGCGCTCCAGAAGCTGCTCTCTCTCGGCTTCTCCCAAACATGAAGGGACCGGCTGTGGCCGGAAATTAAGCTGAATACAAAAAAACGAGTTCTTTTTAGCTTGTGCTTATTTTCCACCATAAGTCGTCCATAAGCAAGAAAAGAACTGAGccgtaccgctttttcgactgtccggttgagaatgaacagtgagatcaatgttaatagaactaggtTCGCAGcacacggagagtatggtgctacagtactccacgaaacatgaaccatatgaagcacgaatagtgttaggcagggtgtatgaagggtgcacgggatggaaGCAAAAATTCTCGTCTCGACCCACttaagggtgcatgagtccacactagtaggttgacaaaaatacacgaagaggaaacaactatattgagatgagaatgcaaccaaacactcCCACACGCTTTGTGTTGcggtgactgatctgcaccgtctgagtttgatccaacggtcatgttgcgccgagacatggacatgcccacgcagagggcgcctaaacatcaccgaagtccctctgcttcttgagacgcacgacgttggtgatgcagggtgcaatcgcccgctcccggtcgacgggagccattgtcaggcgcctcacctcggactccgtgatctactgcgccgccatggcaccaggtagaagcaatggggagaggaagaaaagggggcgaaacggttgaaaggcaatgcaatctacgagaaggcggagggagcggggaatcttttggttttcaccatggtaaaacacctgtcgacgacttctcacatcagggagcagtgggtttttacaggcggagtcatcgtgaatAATTGCTACcgtgcctgctcccatcaatcaaaaaattaaaaatcctgccgtgcctgctccagtcaatcaaaaaattaaaaatcctgccgcacccaaacactagGGCAATgccacggtggatatttaaatttacctgccggcaagtagataaaaaaggggtgaaaaaacaaatgtggcggcggcctagctaatcggtcgaactagcccaactagctagccaccgtgcttcactgatgtactcggcgggaaaggtggtctttcgtgatttgacgactcatttacttgcttcgacgctatgaccaaggaggacccagaaaacgcgcggtagggtgtcccacgtcaggaagaatatatgcgtgcaccacccaggaggaccccgaaaccgcgcgataGGGTGttccacgtctcggcacggaggaaaaatgtgcgtgtaaaaatataccgtatcagacgtagtacctatggttcgacctcgggacccagccagtcggtcgaaaacaccccactagccacacagcttcatcatgcaaacgtggcacagaggatagatgtggttagctccgtctcgaccagccacaacatctcttgttctaggcgattcttctattttccaagcttttttagttgtaataacaccacggcaagctagcgccactcttcgtgtgtgcccgtgcaaaggttagacgatggagagaagagagattgagatcgcaaacctgggacccaccagtaagtgagacaacggtcatgcacgtgttgatgaggcactcgctctactctactcaacgcaagtactgtataaaatcaagttatgggacaaagctaacaaccgttcgttttttcaggctatcgacttacgctttgtagtccaggttgccagttcgaatctcgtctctcagatttgttagttttaggtccaaatttgattaacgacaagtgggacccccatgtgttgttccgatattttagtgtaggatggtttttttaacaaacactttgcgcgg
Proteins encoded in this window:
- the LOC123095815 gene encoding uncharacterized protein isoform X2, whose translation is MSFIFDDHSVTNAYARVATPSSQVDASQINIEEGNEDGSGCELDVNQVTPTNVSSKGRKKRSCPYSPSPKMVQKAAKDSDDKMVFNRMVDLWERREISRNSATSQTNVDHVRDEIKEMTTMVVNDGGRPGSDVYFYALQLFTKKEHRDVFSALKDETASVRLEWIKRTWDLFMKKD
- the LOC123095815 gene encoding L10-interacting MYB domain-containing protein-like isoform X1, which codes for MIRKFNERTNRNYVRKQFKNRWDLLKKEYNCWKTLNQKASGIGIDPVTRSIAATDEWWANEIQRNEIAAKFRYAPLVDEQRMSFIFDDHSVTNAYARVATPSSQVDASQINIEEGNEDGSGCELDVNQVTPTNVSSKGRKKRSCPYSPSPKMVQKAAKDSDDKMVFNRMVDLWERREISRNSATSQTNVDHVRDEIKEMTTMVVNDGGRPGSDVYFYALQLFTKKEHRDVFSALKDETASVRLEWIKRTWDLFMKKD